From one Acidobacteriota bacterium genomic stretch:
- a CDS encoding DUF2934 domain-containing protein, translating to MSIDKEKKPVKTAAKPKKAAAKAPAAKAEKPKAAAKTKATAKTKTAATSTTKAAPKAVKAEARSAVAEPLQVKHRPTHEQIAHVAYGYFLQRHGQHGHHEEDWHRAEQELLRLL from the coding sequence ATGAGCATCGACAAGGAGAAGAAGCCAGTCAAGACAGCGGCGAAGCCGAAGAAAGCGGCGGCAAAGGCGCCTGCGGCAAAAGCGGAAAAACCGAAGGCCGCTGCAAAGACGAAGGCCACTGCAAAGACAAAGACGGCTGCGACATCTACGACGAAGGCAGCTCCAAAGGCGGTGAAGGCAGAGGCAAGGTCTGCGGTGGCTGAGCCCCTCCAGGTGAAGCATCGTCCTACGCATGAGCAGATTGCACATGTCGCCTATGGCTACTTTCTCCAACGGCATGGGCAGCATGGTCATCATGAAGAGGATTGGCACAGGGCCGAGCAGGAGCTTCTACGGCTACTTTAG
- a CDS encoding BON domain-containing protein, giving the protein MARFAGPRFAVALLTLTLSVGAPAAFAQQPDPTWSQEDTTRIVHDVQKKLGGLVNYSVFDWITFGVHGKTLVLKGYASRPTLKDDAANAVKNIAGVAKVENEIQVLPLSNFDDRIRASVYNRIYTQAALRKYNANQGSLARALGPGGRSFGMMAGGITQNPPIGYHAIHIIVNNGHVTLYGVVLNQSDASIAYIQANGAPGVFGVDNDLVVQGSTPGSAPK; this is encoded by the coding sequence ATGGCTCGTTTCGCTGGCCCGCGATTTGCAGTTGCCTTACTTACCCTGACCTTGTCTGTCGGCGCTCCCGCCGCCTTCGCACAGCAACCCGATCCGACATGGTCGCAGGAGGACACGACACGCATCGTCCACGATGTTCAGAAGAAGCTGGGCGGACTGGTCAACTACTCCGTCTTCGACTGGATCACCTTCGGCGTGCACGGAAAAACCCTCGTGCTGAAGGGCTATGCCTCGCGCCCGACGCTTAAGGACGATGCTGCCAATGCCGTTAAAAATATCGCGGGTGTCGCAAAGGTCGAGAACGAGATTCAGGTGCTGCCTCTGTCCAACTTCGACGATCGCATTCGCGCCTCGGTCTACAACCGCATCTATACGCAGGCAGCGCTGCGCAAATACAACGCGAATCAGGGTTCGCTCGCGCGCGCGCTGGGGCCGGGCGGACGCAGCTTCGGCATGATGGCCGGCGGCATTACGCAGAATCCTCCCATCGGTTATCACGCCATCCACATCATCGTGAACAACGGCCACGTCACCCTCTATGGAGTCGTCCTCAACCAGAGTGATGCGTCGATCGCATACATCCAGGCCAATGGGGCGCCGGGCGTCTTTGGCGTCGACAACGACCTCGTCGTCCAGGGTTCCACTCCCGGCAGCGCACCAAAATAG
- a CDS encoding ABC transporter permease codes for MRWMDRLQKALSTLFRRGSETARLDEEMRFHMEQEIADRIARGVSPEEAGRAAMRQFGNPALLRDEARRGWSWGWLETLGRDLRFGTRALMRSPGFTITAITVMALCIGATTCLFTVVRSVLLEPLPFHDPDKLVMVYEHWRANTSGNPYNPVAPGDFYEWHEQTHGFADMASYHYSGLAVTGDHGEMPELVAAQKGTWNLFPLLGVSPALGRNFREDEDQVGDHHVAILTWSFFQRRFGGDPAIIGKTIRMAARPYTVVGVLPEWFAYPDARTQVWVPYSDGETFERLHEHDNHYPYVVARMKPGVSLKTATDEVSALQYRMHMQYAGSPVAEDAMSRPMIDDVVQDVKTPLLMMMSAVACMLLIGCLNVSNLLVARGAARQKEMAIRGALGAGRFALLREQMTETVILCGCGGVIGLLLALAGTSWLKAHWHGLPRASAIHVDLTIVLFTFGIVGLTAILAGLLPALSSTQRGVLEGLKDSSRGAGVGLSRARLRKTLLSVEIALTVVLLLSAGLLLKSFVQLRTTDLGISGDHLLTLRYNLPKEIYTKPEQSVAFSQSLLERVRRIPGVQSAGLGSTVPGGGYDGDQVFIIPERPNYESNKQPDAMIRYADPGYFSTLGIPLVAGRVFNEHDRLDQSKKVVITQELAKRYYPGENVIGRTIVFGTDITNKKRTYEIVGVVGDTLWRVGQRTKATAYFPVLSGDTGYRATLVVRTSGDPLSYAIPVQKEIAALDPQLPVVDVLTIPQIIGESTVNQSLSASLVLIFAGLSLLLAGVGLYGVLSYVVTQRIPEIGIRIALGAQRGQVLGLVLRDGLRPVVLGLVVGIGGGVGVGYVIRSLLYQTKPLDPMVFAVMAALLLAVAALACAAPAWRASSVDPMQALRTE; via the coding sequence ATGCGTTGGATGGACAGGTTGCAGAAGGCGTTGTCGACGCTCTTCCGTCGTGGCAGTGAGACGGCACGGCTCGATGAAGAGATGCGCTTCCACATGGAGCAGGAGATCGCGGATCGTATTGCTCGCGGGGTGTCGCCTGAGGAAGCGGGGCGCGCGGCCATGAGGCAGTTCGGCAACCCGGCGTTGCTGCGCGACGAGGCACGACGCGGATGGAGCTGGGGCTGGCTGGAGACGCTAGGGCGCGATCTACGATTTGGCACACGTGCGTTGATGCGGTCGCCGGGATTCACGATCACGGCGATAACGGTGATGGCGTTGTGCATTGGAGCGACGACATGTTTGTTCACGGTTGTGCGCTCCGTGCTGCTGGAGCCGCTGCCGTTCCATGATCCTGACAAGCTGGTGATGGTGTATGAGCACTGGCGTGCGAATACATCGGGCAATCCATACAACCCTGTTGCTCCTGGTGATTTTTATGAGTGGCACGAGCAGACGCATGGGTTCGCGGATATGGCTTCGTACCACTACTCAGGCTTAGCGGTGACGGGAGATCATGGCGAGATGCCAGAGCTGGTGGCGGCACAGAAGGGGACGTGGAATCTGTTTCCTTTGCTGGGAGTGTCGCCCGCGCTTGGGCGGAACTTTCGTGAAGACGAAGACCAGGTGGGCGATCACCATGTCGCCATCCTGACGTGGAGCTTTTTTCAGAGGCGCTTCGGCGGCGATCCCGCGATTATCGGAAAGACGATCCGGATGGCCGCAAGGCCTTACACGGTGGTTGGTGTGCTGCCGGAGTGGTTTGCATATCCCGATGCGCGAACGCAGGTGTGGGTCCCTTACTCGGACGGAGAGACATTCGAGCGCCTGCATGAGCACGACAACCATTATCCGTATGTCGTCGCGCGCATGAAGCCCGGCGTGAGTTTGAAGACGGCTACGGATGAGGTGAGCGCGCTGCAGTATCGGATGCACATGCAGTATGCGGGGAGCCCGGTGGCAGAGGATGCCATGTCGCGCCCGATGATCGACGATGTGGTGCAGGATGTGAAGACGCCGCTGCTGATGATGATGTCTGCGGTGGCGTGCATGCTGCTGATCGGATGCCTGAATGTATCGAACCTGCTTGTTGCGCGCGGAGCGGCGAGGCAGAAGGAGATGGCGATCCGTGGCGCTCTTGGGGCGGGCCGTTTTGCCTTGCTGCGCGAGCAGATGACGGAGACGGTGATTCTGTGCGGGTGTGGAGGGGTCATCGGCCTCTTACTGGCGCTGGCGGGCACTTCATGGCTGAAGGCGCACTGGCACGGCCTGCCTCGTGCCTCGGCCATTCACGTCGATCTGACGATCGTCCTGTTCACGTTTGGCATCGTGGGCCTGACTGCGATTCTGGCAGGCTTGCTGCCAGCGCTGTCTTCGACGCAGCGAGGAGTTTTGGAGGGGCTGAAAGATTCTTCGCGCGGCGCTGGAGTGGGTCTGTCGCGGGCGCGGCTGCGCAAGACGCTGCTGAGCGTCGAGATCGCGCTGACGGTCGTGCTGCTGCTCTCAGCGGGGTTGTTGCTGAAGAGCTTTGTTCAGTTGCGCACGACGGACCTGGGTATCTCGGGCGATCATCTACTGACACTGCGATACAACCTGCCCAAAGAGATCTATACCAAGCCGGAGCAGAGCGTGGCGTTCTCTCAGTCGCTTCTGGAGCGGGTGAGGCGCATTCCTGGTGTGCAGTCGGCGGGGCTGGGCTCGACGGTGCCGGGTGGGGGATATGACGGCGACCAGGTCTTTATCATTCCGGAGCGGCCGAACTACGAGTCGAATAAACAACCCGATGCGATGATCCGATATGCCGATCCAGGCTACTTTTCTACGCTTGGAATCCCGCTGGTTGCGGGAAGGGTCTTCAACGAACATGACCGGCTCGATCAATCCAAGAAGGTCGTCATCACGCAGGAGCTGGCGAAACGGTACTATCCGGGCGAGAACGTGATTGGACGCACGATCGTGTTCGGCACGGACATTACGAATAAGAAGCGGACCTACGAGATTGTCGGCGTTGTTGGCGACACGTTGTGGCGTGTGGGGCAGCGGACCAAGGCCACGGCGTATTTTCCGGTGCTTTCTGGAGACACGGGCTACAGAGCGACGCTGGTTGTTCGCACCTCCGGCGACCCATTGAGCTACGCAATTCCTGTCCAGAAGGAGATTGCTGCGCTCGATCCCCAGTTGCCGGTTGTCGATGTGCTGACGATCCCGCAGATCATTGGCGAGTCGACGGTGAACCAGAGCCTCTCCGCATCGCTGGTGCTGATCTTTGCGGGGCTCTCGCTGCTGCTGGCCGGTGTGGGATTGTACGGAGTTCTGTCGTATGTCGTTACGCAGCGGATCCCTGAGATTGGCATCCGCATTGCGCTTGGAGCGCAGCGAGGACAGGTGCTTGGTCTGGTGCTGCGCGATGGGCTGCGGCCCGTGGTGCTTGGACTTGTTGTGGGGATCGGCGGAGGCGTTGGGGTCGGGTATGTGATCCGTTCGCTGCTGTACCAGACAAAGCCCCTGGACCCGATGGTCTTTGCCGTGATGGCTGCTCTGCTGCTGGCGGTGGCTGCGCTTGCATGCGCAGCGCCAGCATGGCGGGCCTCAAGCGTTGACCCGATGCAGGCGCTGCGGACAGAGTGA